The region GCTCCGAGCGGGACGACGCCCCCCGCCGGTACGACTGACCAAATCGAATTATATAGAGAAAAATACCCCAATGTCAAATCTTTATCCTGGAGTAATAGAACGGGAACAAGGCAATGCCTCAGTGACTTTGGGCCTATATCCAGTTCCACTGACAAACATGATGTCACAGTTAATATGCTTACCTCAGGGTGACGTATATCAATGCAGAATTGTTTGCATTTGACtttacataatttatatattCAACTCCCTGCTTGAGGAtaaattagttttaaaaaaagagttcaGTAAATTATTTTCCCACCTTAAGAATAAGCCTGTAATACAATTCCTATAGTATTAACTGGTATTCGCTTTATcttattaactttatttaaattttaaaaaagcaagtTCTTCAACAGATATGTaagttttatttccatgtttaAACAGTTGCGTATGAACCGATAAACATGTTAAACACACTGATGTCTCTGTCGTATCCACCTTAGTGTCCCTCATGCCCCTAATGGAAGCGGTACCCTCATGTCGGGGATTTCAGTGAAGAGCAACCCACCCATCTACTGTAAGGCagagttttgtctttttgtcattgtttgaataatgaatttcaatttgtgatttttgaatttgttccaagttaaattaaaaaaaggaaactatTTCCGACTCTACCTCCCGACACTTCAACAGATGTTCCCCCTAAGCGCTTTGAGCCCTGGATGAattgttttctgcttttgtgatttatttgttttttttaacattttatttattcacattattttatttctttgtctcttCTAGCTAAGCCTGTGGAAGAGCCCATCTACTCCCTACCTCCAGACTCCTACCCCTCACCTAATCCAGGGTGAGTAAAGCGGGTCGATGGGCATTTAATTAATGTCTGCAGGAATGAACACGTTGCGAACTCTCCTTCTCAGGTACAGTTCAGATGTTCGCACGGTGTCGTTTTTGAAGGAGGGCAGTGTTGGTCTGAGGCTCGTGGGAGGAAACGATGTTGGCATATTTGTGGGTGGGGTTCAGCCACAAAGCCCTGCTTATGACGAGGGGATGAAAGAGGGAGACCAGATTATTCGGGTGAGACAGTCGTGCTTTattttacactgtttatttTCAAGCTCATTGTACCGTTTCAGTAGTCTGGCCAAATATATAACGGGTTATCATGAGTCAGCACAAATTATTCAAATAATTGTCATGATggactctgtctgtctgtccacatcTCCTGATAACGCCTGGGTGGACTTCAGTGAAACTTCACACATACCTGAGGGATTTTTAAGGCGTGCCGCTCATCACTGTTTTGTtcagtcttttcatttttacaactTAATGCAAGATGAGGACTTTTTGACTTTTCTTAATCATGTACAGTAATCTACTTTGATGACCATGAAACCTGGTGGAAGAATGGACACAGTCCCAGGAAATGAACCTGTGAATTTCAAGTTGGTCATGATAgtctgtgatatttttttttcaataagaACCCTGAAGATTTGACTCAGAAAGTTACAGACAGAGTTGCTTGAAATAAACTATGAGAGATAGGAATTAAAGGTGGGATTCCTATCCacccaaataaaaaatattgttctgGAACAGCAGCTCTCTACGTCAAAGTTGATGGATGAATCTGAGTTCcagatgtgtgttttcatgacaaCAGAAACTATTTACAGGTGTTGCAAATGCATGGTAGTGTTTCTTTTGGGGAAGAGGGACCCTTTGGAGAAATTGCCCCGCACATAACATGAAATGtctcactccctcctcctcaggtgAATAAAGTGGATTTCAGTCATTTCACACGGGAGGAAGCGGCTAACTTCCTCCTGAACATTAAGAATGGAGAGAAGGTCGAAATCAGCACTCAGCACAAGATGGATAGTAGGTTTATCACTAAATCACCCACAGTGTGAATACCGTTTGAACGTTTGTCATTAAGTGATTTTAGCTTTTCCCTTTCCTCAGTTTATAAGAAGATCATGAAGTCCAACCTAGCGGACAATTTTTATATCCGCACCCATTTTGATCACGAGGCTGACACCCCCATCGGTCTGAGCTTCACCAGAGGAGAGGTGTTCAGGGTGGTGGACACCATGTACCGTGGGAAGCTGGGGAACTGGCTGGCGGTCCGCATGGGGAATGACCTTCACGAGATGGATAAAGGCACCATCCCCAACCTGGCCAGGTCAGAAGAGATAGAATCAAGATGTAGATTACTAGTCTAGCTGAGAACTGTTATTCAGCATGTGTTTCTACCTTTCCATCCTGCAGGGCTGAATCTTTGGCCAGTCTGGAGCAATCCCAGTGGGTGTCGATAGAGAAGCAGGGGTCAGGACCAAGGGCAGAGTTCTGGAAACTTCGGGGGCTCAGAGGGAACAAAAAGAGTGAAAAGCCCAACCGTCGGACTCGTGACGATTTGCTGCATCTCACCATTCAGGGGAAATTCCCTGCCTATGAGAGAGTCCTGCTCAGAGAAGGTTGGTTTGCTGCTTTTTATCTCCTCACTAATGAAGGAGTTACTGGAGCTCCAGTAAGCCCCAACTGTTTGTGTCTCCAGCTAATTTCCAACGGCCCATCGTCATTATGGGTCCTCTTAATGATATTGCCATGGAGAAGCTGGTCAGAGACATGcctgaaaaatatgaaatagcAGGTTAGTTTCTTCCTTTTCACGCTTTACCTGATGTTGAACATCAGAAACCTCTCTCTTACTTTTTTAATCACTCCTGATCTGACGTTGATATTTTGCAGAAATGGTTCCTCGCAGCAAAGGAGGAGACAGCAGCTCGACAGTCATTAAGCTGGACACAGTGAGGAAAATTGCAGAGAATGTGAGACAGAGAACATTTAATATTCCATCATTTTAACATCATGAAGATCACGCTGGTCGCCTTGCTGTTTTCAGGTGCATGCCTtatttttgctgattttttttccaggggaAGCACCCTCTTCTGGACATCACTCCTACTGCGGTGGAAAGGCTGAACTACATCCAGTACCACCCGATGGTCCTGTTCCTGGACCCGCACAGCCGCAAGGACGTGAAGGCCATGAGGCAGAGGTACAGCCCTCACTCCAACAAGAGTTCTAGACGCCTCTACTCACAGGCTCTCAAACTGAGGAAACACTGCAGCCACCTTTTCTCAGGTAATGACACGAGgacacatatttaaaaatgttataatGTCAAGATATCTTCATTTTATCTTTGTGTATTTACTCCTGAAGATGTACTAGTACCAATTTCAATTATGTTCCTCTCACTTAttaccacccccacccccacccccaccccacccccagcacGTATTGACCTGCAGCCTGGAACCAGTGCTTGGTATGAGAGTCTAAAGAGCAAGATCCTCCACCAGCAGAATAAACCCGTCTGGGTGTCTGAGATCACGGTGCGACACGCAGCTCCTTCTGATCCACCAACTATTATACGTTTAACAAAACCTTGAACTTGTTTAAAATGAACTGTGCAAGGCTTGTTTTGGCATAGCTGCCATCTAGATTTTACTCTGTGAATATGCCCTCTGTCCAGTTATACAgtaatgtatttttgttgttgttgtccagtTGGAGAGTGGTGGGGAACAGGACTTAGATGCTCTGGACCAAACCCAGTCAGACTACCTCAGTGCTGCCAGTGACCTGGAGGACACTGATGGGGAGGCCTTCACTGACGAGGCCTACACCGACAACGAGGACCTGGAGGAGTCCTCGTATCATCAGAACACAGCCAATCCTCCCAGAAGCTCCAGGCTGGCTGGAGCGGCTTTAGCGCGCTCATCTGAGCCTGCCTCCGGACACGGCAGCTCCTCTATGGACCCTGAACCTCACACCAACATGCACTCGCCAAAAGAAGTCCCGCCATTGATGCATGTACCCAAGCCCAGGGCACCCCGCCATGACAGTTACAGCCCAACTAACAGCgctgctgaggaggaagacCCCTCTCATCGCAGTTTTACAGACTCAGATTTTAGTGCCCTTGATACACTTGCATCCACTGCCGCATCCGATGGACCCCCGGACTTTATAGCCCCTGACCCCTCCAGCCGGTATGCCGGGAGCGAACTCTCGTATGCTGACGGGCAGTCTGAGCGAGCAGAAGATGCCGGCCTGTCCGCTGTTGAGGAGAGAGTACAACTGGTAAATAAAACAATGCTCTTTTTTCTtgaatgttgtattttatttattaaaagtcATCTATCTGAGTGGTCAGTGAATTCACACAATTACATATTTCTATTTCATTGAAAAATTCGATCTTCATTGTACAATTACTGTATTGAAAATTTGTACAAAAATTCCTAACGATCTGGTTTTACCTCTTCGAATATTTCATATTGAAATTTAAGCTAGAATAGTTAAGTGGACAATAAATCAAACTGCTATTTGAGAATATAGATGGGTTAAATGGTGATCGAAATAGTCGTTGGTAGAACCGCTCTTCTATTTAACTTTTAATGTGTCTTTACTGTGCATTTTAAATCCTGCGGGAAAAAAAGTTGTTGAACAAACTTGactgaagttattttttttagacacaAACCTAAAATACTCTTGTCCCTTGATATCCTagtctttattttaaaagtctGAAAACGGGTTTCAGTGTTGTGAACCACATGTAATTTTAGtaaatcagtaaaatacattAAGGCGTTCAGACCAACAGAGAGAACGTGGAAAATTGATTTGCAAACTGaaaattgatttgttttaaatccATGCTGTCATCTCTTTAGGCTCATTCTGAAGAGTCACTGGCAGAGGCTGGGGCAAAGAAGAACCCTCAGTTCATTGTGTAAGAGCTCTTTGCTTTCTTTGGTTTTCAGTGGAATGGCTGAGGCTATGTGCTGATTTTAACCCCTCTGCTCTGCACTCTGACAGGCTGGCGCATCATCATCAAGCTGTCCAGTACAGGCGAACACAGATCCGAGGCAGCAACAGCTCCGACgacgaggaggatgaggaggaggagaccgATGACATCGAATGGGGCCCGGCAACAGAGCTGTAGATTTGTGAACAGATTTAACGAACAGAAACTACCATTCTAATGAGGAGACAATTTCACTCCCCCAAAAATTCTAATTTCTTGGATATTTTTTGAACATGTATTTTTAATGGGGAAGCAAAAATTTTGTCTGAATGTTTTAGTCCGCCCTCATTAAGGGCCTCATTCAAGTGTGATGCTGGATGTTTTCATAACCTTTCAGCAGGTTagtgacattttaaagtgtaaaGAGAAAAATTTCAACATGAATGTTTGGATCACaatgtttgatttcttttcattttcattatgtaAATGACCTCAGGTCAAACATCAGTTTACCCTTTGGTACTACTAATGCTGTATGTTACCTTTGAACACAGTCTAGTTTTATTAGAAATCATACCAAATTAATCTCTAGTCAACAAATATGAGAACGTTCTAAACCTTGTGGGTGCCTCTTTTTCTACATTaaactgttttcctgttttcaagAGTTTGTTCAGTCGTGTAAAGTCTCACATGTGATCACTGATATCACACTTGATATTAGCTAttgatgtaaaaaataatttgttatcCGCCATAAGGGCAGTAGCGTAACATTTCTAATGATCAAGTCAGCCGATGGTTCCACTTGTTTAGTCAGTCAGGTCGCTGCCCTCGATTTAAAGGTTTGTTTCCATCCCATTAGACGTTAACAGGTGGTCAGAGTGAGAAGAGATGAGATAAACATTGaaactgaaattaatttattatttttagtcagTCCACTGATGCGATGACAGCGGGCTGTAACCATTTGGTGTTAAAGATTTGAAATGTCAGTATAAACTGATGTGATTTGAAAGCCTCCCATTGAGATCATTCTTTTATAATTACAATTTGGTGTCTAAATATAAACAGTCAAGCTCTGACGGTATTTTACTGATTGTTGGTGGtcagaaatgaataaattcagACCGATCTCTGGTTAGTTGAACTTTCTGACTCTTTTGTAGACTCTTaccaacagaaacagaaacagatagATGAACTCATCACTACTAGGTGTAAATGCAGTAGTTACTTTTACTCTATAAAATTATACATGATGCCGTTTAAGGGATCTCTAAAtcaatgaattcattcatttccatgtTTAAATCCAACCAGTAACCCATTCTCAGAGTTCATATTTCAGGGTAAATATGCGAGTGTCTTAAGTGCCGACGGGGGGCAAAAGGTCACCACGAAAGGCACGGGGGTCACATGTTCGTTGCAAACGCAGGTGTGCGTGGATGAAGTGATTACTGTGGATTTCCGTCAGGTCGCAGTTTGTTTCTGTCCGGAAGGACGCGTTTGATTCCCGAGTGTCGTTTAGATTCATGTGAAAGTTTAAAGTCATTTATTGAGTGTCATCTTGAAGGAAATATTCGTTtccaaatctttttctttttcttttcctttttttttttttttttttttaaataaatcgtGTTTGACCCGTGtgtccctcccccccccccacttgaAACAAGCGAACGGACGCGCAGAGCGGATGCCGGTGGCGCACAGGCAGTTTGCGGTGAGCTCTTAGTTCTGTCAGTGAGTCTGCGCGGCTCGATGTGCGACAGCGGCAGGAGGAAGACAGACGCGCAGTTACCGTGGCTGAAGGTTCTCCCGGATGGAACGGAGCACCCGCTGAGCGCCAGTGGCAGAGCGCACAAGTGGCGAGtcggggggtgggtggggggtttgTGCGTCAAACTCAAAGAAGTCGGCATGGACGGTAAAGGCACGCTGAAGATGTTCGCCAGGAAGAAACGGGAACTGATCAAGACGCCGTCCATCTCGAAGAAGAGTCGAGCAGGAAGCCCGGGGGCGCAGAGCTGCGTGCAGTCTGTGAGTAGAGCATCACTTCTGGTTTGAGTTTGCGTCTGTCTGCTCTGTGTGTCTGGTGTCAGATGACCTTCATCCGGAGGGGACGGGGCTCCGGACAAGGGGGCGATTGTGCGTCGATACGTGTGCGTAATTCTAGATGTGTTTCTGTAGGTTTTGTGTGAAAGGCACGTGTCCGGGGGGGTGAGAAGGTGACTTGATGTTCAGAGGTGTGTCTGACTCCTCTGGTTCCTGCTTGTGCCGTCGTTTACTTTTcttgcaaaacattttttaggttgttgtgtgtgtgtgaaacgtTGACTTGTGTGAAGCTAGAATGAGGACAAAGCTTTAGGGGGAAGGATCATGCTGAAACGTGGTGTCAAATGTAGCTTCAACCCTTATTCTACGAGCGAGCGGTTTAAGAAAGCCAAGGAAAGACTGGACATACTGCCCAACAAGAACAACATATGGATCAAGCAGGTATGCGTGGATGAGTGTGACCCAAAACATTAAAGACAAACATGACAGATTGTTTCATGAGGGGACATAAGATGCATTATGtaggtgttaaaaaaaaagtgtgtgccCTGTTTTATGTGTGCTTTGTTGACAATGGAGAACCATTTCCATCGGTGTAAATATCACCTTTTGTTACACCAAAACTATAATTGACATTTGTCTTTCTACACCCGAGTGTGCTCGCCACACCCGTCAGCAGCTTGGAAGTCAGGAAGCGTTGCACAACGCAACAGAGGATCTTGTGAAAGTCTTCGTGTGTGTTTACCAACAACAGTGCAGCAGGGTTTAAGGCCGCAAAGGCGAAGAGGAGTCCACGTCAAGCCGTTGAGGTCGACTTGCAAAGTGTAAATGTAGTGTTGTCGTCACCTTGACCTTTTCCTGTCCTCCCATCTCAGCTGTCCATCCTCCAGGAGCAGCCACGGAAAGACGCGGCGGAcgtctccctctcctcttcgcCTGCATCGTCGTCTTCCACGTCGACCCTGACCCCAACCTCTGCTGGTTTTCACGACCCTTCGTCATCTTGCCCGGGCACCCCCAGCTCCCACCAGAGCAAGCTGGCTGCGATGCAAGGGGTGGGCTGCCCGTCTCCTGTGGCCACCCTGAAAAGGCCGACCGCACTGAGCCGACATGCGAGTGCCGCAGGTGTGTTTCTAGCGTCCGCCATCATTCATGATTGTGTAGAGTTGATACGATACGCTCGTATATACAATATTTTCCCTACTAAAAGGCGCACCTAAAAtcctttgattttctcaaaaactgacagtgtgtCTTATGATCTAGTGcgcttatatatgaaaaaacatttaaaataagtcattcatagaaggtgcaccttatagtccagtgcgccttatagtgcggaaaatccTGTAATCTTATTCTCACCTGCTGAGAAGCTCACCTGAGCTGAAGGAGCAAAATCTGGAGAAAAATTATTAGAGTGTGAAGAATTATTATGGTGGCATTCCCAGTGTcttacacaataaaacattattaaattattaaaaatttgaaatactgtacatgcgTCTGTGCAAGCCTCTTTTTGCTTAGCAGCTGCCAGCGGAGGCTACATAAAGTTAAAGAAAAATCTGCAAACATCTGATGTTTCAAATGCAGTTAAAGGTTTTACAGGCCTGAACTTTAGAGATGTGGATTTTGTTCTATTTGGACAGAATGAAGTTGGGTGTTTCCCTGTGCTTAGCTAAGGATGATATCCAACTTATCGTGTAACTTTGGGCCAAAAGTTGAACATGTCTCTCAAAATATCGAGCTTTATTCCAAAACTTTGACACTGAACAATGTTTGCAGTTTGACTAATCTGTGTCCTGGATTCAAGCAGGGACCATTCTATGAAATCACAAATTGACAGAGACACATAACTGGGATTTTATCCACCATTTTTGCCCAATCTCTGGCATATTTTTGCTGAAACACAATTTTTGGTAAATTATGAATTTGTTCTGTCTCCTCAGGATTCCCCCTCCAGTCATGGGTGTTCACTAGGGGTCAAGGAAAAGGGGCTGTGACCCCAACACCTCCATCTGAGGGTCCAGAAAGCACAGCCATTGAGGTTGAGGACATCCCAGCCCTGCTGAGGGATGTGGCACGCTTCGCTGAGGCTGTAGAGAAACTGAAGGATGTGGTGCTGGCAGAAGGTAAAAACCCACCCAGAAAAACTCCTCCCACTGAAACATGAACCTGACGTATTCTCCTGTCAATTCTGAAGCGTTGCTTCACCAGAAAcatcttttgttctgttttgtagGTGGATTTATGTTTGAAAACTCCCCCTCTGTGCTACAAGTGCATAATTTCAGACAGGAATGCTTGTTTCGACTCTTAGCGTGTGGTCAGTTATGATGATCATCCCCCAGCTGGTGTGTCAGTCGCTCATTGTGTCACTGCTGGGCGTTGTGTGTacttttaacattcattttgcagccagagcaaactgttcattctctcctcttcctttctgtGTGTTACACACCCGTCTTTTTTGGCCTAcatgaaaaaagtgtgtttttttttaaatgtttcgtTTGTACTCTTCTCACACAAGTGCATTGTGGATGGGGATGATGAGGAAAAGGGGGGTGGAGTTAACCTGCTCAAGATAGTTAACACGTGGCTGTGAGTGTCCTATCTCCAGTGAAGGGCTGCGCTTTTTTCTGCGTCAACAGGGTCGACCGGCAGGAAGCCAGCGTCTCGGTTACTCcaatgtcaaacacacacacatacaaacacactccCGCACAATGTGGCAGCACTTAAAAGGGCAGAGCACCTGTACTTCTTAGAGTAAATGCCACCACAGTTGATTCAATCTGCTAAACAAACATGACTATCAGGTGTAGCTTGTAATCAATAATATGTTTTTTTCGTTCACATAACCACCATGTTCTCctcggggaggggggggggggggcttcctaAACAGGAAGACATGATGGATAGCCTCTGACAGAACAGCTTCGTCCACACTTCCGCCTCTGATATGCCGGCTGCACGACTGACGTGACGCCTCCTCTTCTTAATCAGCGGCGCCATCAGTCAGAGCGTTGGCATCCTCCTCCCTTCTGCAGCGCTTATTGGCTGATGGGGTTGAGCTTCGTTTCCTTTTAGAAGTGGACAGTGCATTTATCGTTATGAACCACGGAAAGCAAAATCTCACAAAACAATGCCAGAAACCATATCCCCTGCAGCTCAGTGTTCAGCTGCCGCTGCTCTGACGCACATTTTCAGACAGGCCTTAGGAGAACGGATCATGAGCTGCCCTCTGGCCTCCTTCCTGAACCTGCTGTGTTGTGAACAAAAATTGTACAGAGGTGAAAGCATGACAGTCGTTTTGTGAGTGTGTATTATTAGGAAATGGAGTTAGCGGCTGCAAATGTGTCACCAGTGACCTCGAAGCAGACGTGCTGATACTGTTAACCCCGACTCGACCAGACGGACACTCGTGTCCGGTTATCACCGTCCGTCCTGTCTGCACTCAGTCTCCCATCTGCTCATATATATAAGCTCTAAGAGTATGTCCATACTCTTATGTCTATATTGGAGAAGCCATGTAGCTGCATAGCTTGGTCTGAAGAAGCACAACAATTAACTATGTcttaacaaaataacaaaatccaCTTTGTAATGGATTATTTATCTGAAAAGAAGCTAAATTCAAAACCAGGTATAAATATGTAGTTTATTTGatttcagtattttccgcactataaggcgcgcctttaatgaatggcctattttttaaaaacttttcatatATAAGCGCTCTGGATTAtcaggcgcactgtcggtttttgagaaaatcagaCGCTTCTAGGTTTGCCTtctagtgcggaaaatactgtaatatgttAAGTTGTGGTCTTATTGGTTGCTCTGGTTACTACCCTCTGCTATTCCAAAAATATCTTCTCTACAGGTAAGGAAAGTCAGCGACCCGTTGCTCACGAGTGTCTGGGAGAAGTTCTCCGAGTGCTCCGTCAGGTCATCAACACCTACCCTCTGCTGAACACCGTGGAGATCCTGACTGCTGCTGGCAAGCTCATATCCAAAGTCAAAGGTCAGTTGATTGTGTAGAAAAACGCAACAGAAACGCTGATGTCAGGATTCTATAATTTTAGGTTATACTTGATTCAGTTTCAAATTATTATACCAACATTTATAACTTTGCTGCGATATTGgtagaaaagaaagaaacttggtacctctttcattacatgtaaaaaataaatatgaggcaaacaaaatagttttgtgttgttttttcattttgctggtGCAGCAAATAAATCATTGAAAACATGAGTCACAGTTGTAGTCATGTGAATTCTGCTGCCTGAGGTTTGAAATCCGATTGTTgatcaggttttgttttttaactttcattacCACCAAATGCACAGTATAACTGAGGTATCAGTACTTTTCTCATATTGATCACACAGGTTGCTGTACTTTGTGTAAAGTCAGCGTAATCCAAACTACAAATGAGACGTGAACATTCAGTTGTGATTTTTCAGGTTTCCACTATGAGGTTTGTAACGAAGCTGATAAAATGGACTTTGAGAAGGCGATTGAAACCATCGCCGTCGCGTTTAGTGGCAAGTGAGTATCTGATGCTGCCTCACGATGTGTCTCTAgcctttttcttcctctggtgACCTTATGGGGATTAAAGTTGTTACTTCTGTCTGACGGAAGAATTGGGTAGTGATTGTGTGTTAATGCCTTCAATGTATCCTGTTGTTGGGAACTAGAGAGAGAAGTGCAACGATGGTGACACATTTGCATGAGGCAGagctgaaaacaggaagtgggtttcATGTCGTATGACACGAAGCAAAACTTGAAAATGCTGTTGACTACCTGCCCATAACCCAAAAGGAGTGTGACTGGTTGGAGAGGGACTGTAGAGGAACTGAGACCAAACTGATCAGTGAATATTAGCAACTGTGAAATCATTCAATCCATTTTaatagaattttatttattcatattaagatttttaaatattttttttatccttaaaatgaataaaaataaatccaaaggTTGTGaaggtatttttttaattgtcttgaGTTATTGAAGTATATTGCATCAGTTTTTTTATCACATGTTAGTCTGAGCCACTTCAGGGTTTAGACATCTGTCCCAGAGCTTTGGAGGAAGTGAGTTGGCAGTTGAGATCTGCCAGACAAGCCTTCTTCCTCATTCTCTTTGTAGCCTCTCTCTGTTCGACTCCTTTTCTGTCatgagtaaaaaacaacaagataTGAGgctactttttcatttttttggcaTGTGTTCACCTAAATCAGTATAAAAAAGAATGAGGGATATGTATGTGCTATGACAAACAATTTGAAGGCCGGAGGTTTAGAAATCCGGCTACTTTTTCGGTTCCTGTCGTACATGTTGCCATTTCTTACAAaaacttcttcctctcttttttatttcattttaaagtcaaTGCCTCTCTCAGACACTGTTCATACACTTGGATTATTAGTACCACGTTCTGCATATGAagcattatatatattttttgcttttgtcatttttgcatATGTCAAGAATGTGTTGTTTCTCCTCAGTGTGTCTGAACTGCTGATGGGAGAGGTGGACAGTAGCACACTGCTCTCCCTGCTACCCACTGAGAAAAGCAAAGTGAGTAAACACTTATGGAAAAGTTGCCCATTTCATAAAAATATCGGGGCTATCAAACACAGACAGCAACAGTGAAAGATGTAGGATCATCCATGAATTATCCCACGCCTGAAGTGTTTCTGTGTCCTACGTTTGTGCTGTGGACATCCCCGTAGATGAGCCGGGGGTCGAGATGCTACGGGTGTCGCTGCTCTGTGGCTCTTCATGCCCTATTTGACTGTGTACAGTTCAatgataaaaaattataaatatgagCAACAGCTTCATCTTTTTCTCCGTTTAAACACGACACATGCAGCGTTTATCACCTGAAGATGCTTGACTGCAGACATCTCAGGTTTT is a window of Antennarius striatus isolate MH-2024 chromosome 7, ASM4005453v1, whole genome shotgun sequence DNA encoding:
- the tjp3 gene encoding tight junction protein ZO-3 isoform X2, which gives rise to MEVRFKDQVRPGMEELTIWEQHTITLNKDSKLGFGFALSGGKDKPNPDNGDTTVVVSDVLPNGPAMGRLFTKDQIVMVNGVSMENVHSNYTIQILKTCGKTANITVKRPRKIQIPATNRPSRAASHSNLLEQDPPRRTRRYSDGSDARESNRYHYRARSSSPDRNGHGNTLPLMSTGYKRLPYREVPEKPLKTTLVKKRITDEYGLKLGSQIFIKHMTETGLAAKEGTLQEGDLILKINGMTTENLSLLETKHLVEKSRGKLTMTVLRDDRKFLISIPEVEDSAPNSEEDHRRNSSSELEDISDIDEDFATHRTSRQPLREKRTRRTRADPPPPAKSRDSSPVRSTLTRPPPRTYAPRRAPPESESDRSASPPPFRAHSPDVRDHSSKYKSLSGVSTISNAQSSPAFPNFSTSRPDSSSSRPRKPVSDSDSDRSASPLPRRGSPRPNSRYKVLPDLPHGGLRNSPITVRNEPPRRVNSPVRIPPHGSDSESDGSASPPQRRSTAHSQDSFSRYRVLPDVAVETPRWSAANITSSNPPQKGHSDSDSEASYASVPRRNSKDSTNSNKAKNRYRVLSPELKSTSTHARQEPPHHIPSPKRPPPDDSSSESDQLSHLRRSGSSERDDAPRRVPHAPNGSGTLMSGISVKSNPPIYSKPVEEPIYSLPPDSYPSPNPGYSSDVRTVSFLKEGSVGLRLVGGNDVGIFVGGVQPQSPAYDEGMKEGDQIIRVNKVDFSHFTREEAANFLLNIKNGEKVEISTQHKMDIYKKIMKSNLADNFYIRTHFDHEADTPIGLSFTRGEVFRVVDTMYRGKLGNWLAVRMGNDLHEMDKGTIPNLARAESLASLEQSQWVSIEKQGSGPRAEFWKLRGLRGNKKSEKPNRRTRDDLLHLTIQGKFPAYERVLLREANFQRPIVIMGPLNDIAMEKLVRDMPEKYEIAEMVPRSKGGDSSSTVIKLDTVRKIAENGKHPLLDITPTAVERLNYIQYHPMVLFLDPHSRKDVKAMRQRYSPHSNKSSRRLYSQALKLRKHCSHLFSARIDLQPGTSAWYESLKSKILHQQNKPVWVSEITLESGGEQDLDALDQTQSDYLSAASDLEDTDGEAFTDEAYTDNEDLEESSYHQNTANPPRSSRLAGAALARSSEPASGHGSSSMDPEPHTNMHSPKEVPPLMHVPKPRAPRHDSYSPTNSAAEEEDPSHRSFTDSDFSALDTLASTAASDGPPDFIAPDPSSRYAGSELSYADGQSERAEDAGLSAVEERVQLAHSEESLAEAGAKKNPQFIVLAHHHQAVQYRRTQIRGSNSSDDEEDEEEETDDIEWGPATEL